In one Spirosoma rigui genomic region, the following are encoded:
- a CDS encoding FecR family protein — protein MEDIVNKAVLFDYFSGRVSPLQKKSVEDWLAELSNRELYYQWLHEWEMNRLQTTVNWQAVYEKTAQRITETTSTVVDQTPPPTGWTIRRPGSWTGRNGLLAASVALVVLTGGWLFRDTLLYRTVQTGFGETRSLTLPDGSAVTLNANSSLRYPRWFGMSIDAGGWMLAADAAREHPRQVELSGEADFAIRHTPSHQRFIVVTPKGLHVTVLGTQFTVFSRERATRVALRSGSVQLTTRQQTLPPLVMRPGDLATLNRQGKLALTRTQHPEYMAAWKDHRFDFAQTSLREIADLLHDNYGLVVTIDSPQLASRTISGSFTARNANELLQLIAQLLQINYIRENDRVSFTD, from the coding sequence ATGGAAGATATCGTCAACAAAGCGGTGCTGTTCGACTATTTTTCGGGTCGGGTGAGTCCGCTACAGAAAAAATCGGTCGAGGACTGGCTGGCCGAGCTGAGTAACCGGGAATTGTACTACCAGTGGCTGCACGAGTGGGAGATGAACCGGTTGCAGACGACAGTGAACTGGCAGGCCGTCTACGAAAAAACGGCACAGCGCATTACGGAGACGACATCTACCGTAGTCGACCAGACCCCCCCCCCAACCGGCTGGACAATCCGTCGGCCGGGGTCGTGGACGGGCCGAAACGGCCTGCTGGCAGCCTCCGTAGCGCTGGTAGTGCTCACGGGGGGCTGGCTCTTTCGCGATACGCTGCTGTACCGGACTGTGCAGACTGGTTTTGGCGAAACCCGCAGCCTGACCCTGCCCGACGGATCGGCAGTAACGCTCAACGCAAACTCGTCGCTCCGGTATCCGCGCTGGTTCGGTATGTCAATCGACGCGGGCGGTTGGATGCTGGCCGCCGACGCAGCCCGTGAACATCCCCGGCAGGTTGAGTTAAGCGGGGAAGCCGATTTTGCCATCCGGCATACGCCCAGCCACCAGCGGTTTATTGTCGTGACGCCCAAAGGCCTCCACGTAACCGTGCTGGGAACCCAGTTCACCGTTTTCAGCCGCGAACGCGCTACGCGGGTAGCGCTCCGGTCGGGCAGCGTTCAGCTGACGACCCGGCAGCAAACGCTGCCCCCGCTGGTTATGCGGCCCGGCGACCTGGCAACGCTGAACCGGCAGGGGAAGCTGGCGCTGACCCGGACGCAGCATCCCGAATACATGGCCGCCTGGAAAGACCACCGCTTTGACTTCGCGCAAACGTCGCTGCGGGAAATTGCCGATCTGCTGCACGACAACTACGGGCTGGTCGTAACCATCGACAGTCCGCAGTTAGCCAGCCGGACCATTTCGGGCTCGTTCACCGCCCGCAATGCCAATGAGCTCCTGCAACTCATTGCCCAGTTGCTGCAGATCAATTACATCCGGGAGAATGACCGGGTGTCTTTCACCGACTAG
- a CDS encoding SusC/RagA family TonB-linked outer membrane protein, whose protein sequence is MMYSVRLSRVLLLGLFLTGGRVGLAQLVATTKVVGRPMYQTVSPQTIQLREVLNQLKSRYQVDILFEDRLVSDQFVGAGVIDPAASLERNLAKILTTRGLRYAKVRSDVYVVLADSRPQKPASGPELSLLPAPGGIAASPTELTQPGQLPTRTVAVATADQTISGRVTDGATNGGLPGVSVVVKGTSRGTTTDSDGNYRVTVPDQNAGGALTLVFSFIGYATQEVPVGNRTTVNVTLASDDKTLNEIVVVGYGTQNRRELTGSVASLQTQTIRDQPVTNVVEGLTGRMPGVLIQQNTGAPGNAPSIKVRGLGSISAGNGPLIVVDGQPLNSGSTTNAGGLNQLNPNDIEKIDVLKDASATAIYGSRGSNGVVMVTTKRGKSGQSRINVDYYTGTQEISKKMEMLTAQQFAEFSKEAFNTAYLERVAGAQITDPNSARPSGQRYRYPRGEFPGVNFDDPASLTTYDYQDMIFRRAPISNYQVSASGGTEKVQYFISGNYLKQDGIIKKSGIDRYTVRSNVDAQLSSKLKVGLSFSPSFMAENRVNSDGHWASNGVINAALSLPPFIPIYQANGTTYNSQAFYAAPYDWPGITNPVANITEADNRVTQLRLLGNAYAELAIWKSLRYRGTVGGDLNYLRQNQYQTSAIVLNQLLPPNVSTGSAYANQNINWVTNHTLSYTLDLGTTHHMDALVGLESQRNDFEESQINANNFPNDIVRTINAGTITGGTSTRNQWSLASYFARVTYSFKDRYLFNASVRRDGSSRFGATSRFGTFPSASVGWRIIEEPFMKTIPVISDLKLRASYGLSGNNAFTSNYPAIGVLSKDNYVLGNGLANGLATSSIANPQLGWERSRQSDVGLDLGLFSNRLFFTVDYYKRITTDLLLQVQVPTLTGFSTAVRNIGQVENKGIEFALSTRNIDGSGTGFTWTTDLNLSFNRNKVLALGPTGDAIRSGTGVGETNITVIGQPLGSFYGYQQLGIFQNQAELDAYPHFADSRPGDVKFADVNGDGKLTADDRTLIGNNQPDFIYGITNSLSFKGFDLNIVAQGVQGGQILNLSRRFYENLEGNANSLTTVLNRWRSEQNPGDGKTPRANTRSTGNNNQVSSRWVESATYFRIRNITLGYNVPRTPLQKIKVQSLRVYAGVQNAITFSKYLAYNPEVSGYEGPLTGGVDYGSYPLARTYTIGLNLGF, encoded by the coding sequence ATGATGTACTCTGTACGCTTATCTCGTGTTCTGCTGCTCGGTTTATTCCTGACGGGAGGCCGCGTCGGACTGGCCCAGCTTGTGGCGACGACCAAGGTAGTTGGGCGACCCATGTATCAGACGGTCAGCCCCCAAACGATTCAGCTTCGTGAGGTACTCAATCAGCTGAAGAGCCGCTACCAGGTCGATATCCTGTTCGAAGACCGGCTGGTGAGCGATCAGTTCGTGGGCGCCGGGGTGATCGACCCGGCAGCCTCGCTGGAACGTAATCTGGCCAAAATCCTGACCACCCGGGGGCTCCGCTACGCGAAAGTGCGCAGCGATGTATACGTTGTGCTGGCCGACAGCCGACCGCAAAAACCGGCATCCGGACCAGAACTATCCCTGCTGCCCGCGCCGGGTGGTATAGCCGCCAGCCCGACCGAGCTGACCCAGCCGGGCCAGCTTCCCACCCGAACCGTTGCCGTTGCCACGGCCGACCAGACCATTAGCGGCCGGGTCACCGACGGAGCAACGAATGGGGGACTGCCCGGGGTGAGTGTGGTTGTCAAAGGCACCAGCCGGGGTACCACCACCGACAGCGATGGTAACTACCGCGTTACGGTGCCGGATCAGAACGCGGGCGGTGCCCTAACGCTCGTCTTCTCCTTCATTGGCTACGCCACGCAGGAAGTGCCGGTAGGTAACCGCACTACGGTCAACGTAACGCTGGCCAGTGACGACAAAACCCTGAACGAGATTGTTGTTGTTGGGTATGGTACCCAGAACCGGCGGGAGCTGACGGGTTCCGTTGCCTCACTGCAAACCCAAACCATCCGCGACCAGCCCGTTACGAACGTAGTGGAAGGCCTGACGGGCCGCATGCCGGGGGTACTCATCCAGCAGAACACCGGTGCGCCGGGCAATGCACCATCCATTAAGGTGCGGGGACTCGGATCGATCAGCGCCGGAAACGGACCCCTGATTGTGGTTGATGGACAGCCCCTCAACTCGGGCAGCACCACGAACGCGGGTGGCCTGAATCAGCTCAACCCCAATGACATCGAGAAGATTGACGTGCTGAAAGATGCCTCGGCAACCGCCATTTACGGGTCGCGGGGGTCCAACGGCGTGGTTATGGTGACCACCAAGCGGGGCAAGTCGGGTCAGAGCCGGATCAACGTCGACTATTACACGGGCACGCAGGAGATCAGCAAAAAGATGGAGATGCTGACGGCCCAGCAGTTTGCCGAGTTCTCGAAGGAAGCCTTTAATACCGCTTACCTGGAACGCGTGGCGGGGGCACAGATCACGGACCCCAACAGCGCCCGGCCGTCGGGGCAGCGGTATCGGTACCCGCGCGGGGAATTTCCCGGCGTCAACTTCGACGACCCGGCCAGCCTGACGACCTATGATTATCAGGATATGATCTTCCGAAGAGCGCCCATCAGCAACTACCAGGTGTCGGCGTCGGGAGGCACGGAGAAAGTCCAGTATTTCATTTCGGGCAATTACCTCAAGCAGGACGGTATCATCAAAAAATCGGGTATCGACCGGTATACGGTACGCTCCAACGTCGACGCCCAACTGTCCTCGAAGCTAAAAGTAGGCTTGAGTTTCAGTCCCTCGTTCATGGCCGAAAACCGGGTTAACTCCGACGGACACTGGGCCAGTAACGGCGTTATCAACGCGGCTTTGTCGCTGCCGCCGTTCATCCCCATCTATCAGGCGAACGGCACAACGTATAATTCACAGGCCTTTTATGCCGCTCCCTACGACTGGCCGGGCATCACCAACCCCGTCGCCAACATCACCGAAGCGGATAACCGCGTTACGCAGCTCCGCCTGCTGGGCAATGCCTACGCCGAACTGGCGATCTGGAAAAGTCTGCGCTACCGGGGTACCGTGGGTGGTGACCTGAATTACCTGCGGCAGAACCAGTACCAGACGTCGGCCATTGTGCTGAACCAGTTGCTGCCGCCCAACGTCAGCACGGGCTCGGCCTACGCCAACCAGAATATCAACTGGGTTACCAACCACACGCTGAGTTACACGCTCGACCTGGGTACGACCCACCACATGGACGCGCTGGTAGGTCTGGAGTCGCAGCGGAACGACTTTGAAGAAAGTCAGATCAACGCCAATAACTTCCCGAACGACATTGTCCGGACCATTAACGCGGGTACCATTACGGGCGGCACATCGACCCGGAACCAGTGGTCGCTGGCGTCGTATTTTGCCCGCGTCACCTACAGTTTCAAAGACCGGTACCTGTTCAACGCGTCGGTCCGGCGCGACGGCTCCTCCCGCTTTGGCGCAACCAGCCGCTTTGGTACGTTCCCGTCGGCATCGGTGGGCTGGCGCATCATCGAAGAACCGTTTATGAAAACGATTCCTGTTATTTCGGATCTGAAACTACGCGCCAGTTACGGCCTGTCGGGTAACAATGCCTTTACCAGCAACTACCCGGCCATTGGCGTTCTGAGCAAAGACAACTATGTGCTGGGCAACGGTCTGGCAAACGGCCTGGCCACCAGCAGCATCGCCAACCCGCAGCTGGGTTGGGAACGAAGCCGCCAGAGTGATGTCGGCCTCGACCTGGGCCTGTTCAGCAACCGCCTGTTTTTCACCGTCGATTACTACAAACGCATCACGACCGACCTGTTGCTACAGGTGCAGGTACCCACCCTGACCGGTTTCTCAACAGCGGTGCGAAACATTGGGCAGGTCGAGAACAAAGGAATAGAATTTGCCCTGTCGACGCGGAACATCGACGGGTCAGGCACGGGCTTCACCTGGACAACCGACCTCAACCTGTCGTTCAACCGCAACAAGGTGCTGGCCCTCGGACCCACGGGCGATGCCATCCGGAGTGGTACGGGCGTTGGCGAAACCAACATCACCGTAATCGGCCAGCCGCTGGGAAGTTTTTACGGCTATCAACAACTGGGCATCTTTCAAAACCAGGCTGAGCTGGACGCTTACCCGCACTTTGCCGACAGCCGCCCCGGCGACGTGAAGTTTGCGGACGTGAACGGAGACGGCAAACTGACCGCCGACGACCGGACGCTGATTGGCAACAACCAGCCCGATTTTATCTACGGCATCACCAACTCCCTCTCGTTTAAGGGCTTCGACCTGAACATTGTGGCGCAGGGTGTTCAGGGCGGGCAGATCCTCAACCTGTCGCGCCGGTTCTACGAAAACCTGGAAGGAAATGCCAATTCGCTCACGACGGTACTGAACCGCTGGCGCTCCGAGCAGAACCCCGGCGACGGTAAAACCCCACGGGCCAACACCCGCTCCACGGGCAATAACAACCAGGTATCGAGCCGGTGGGTGGAAAGCGCTACGTATTTCCGCATCCGGAACATTACCCTGGGCTACAACGTACCGCGGACGCCTTTGCAAAAGATAAAAGTGCAGTCGCTACGGGTCTACGCCGGGGTGCAGAACGCCATTACGTTTTCGAAGTACCTGGCTTACAACCCGGAAGTGAGTGGCTATGAAGGACCGCTCACGGGCGGTGTCGATTACGGCTCTTACCCACTGGCCCGTACCTACACCATTGGCCTGAACCTGGGCTTCTAA
- a CDS encoding RagB/SusD family nutrient uptake outer membrane protein has product MKTKYILAGLLTLSLSACKEQFLALSPISAVGTTSFFKTQSDVLTALNGAYGALQFGGQYGQLYVVAEIPSDDTTPVLSGSVTDQDEFDKFYVRTTNPFTLARWSDGYRGIYRTNAVIDRTAGVTMDETIKKRVVGEAKFLRALMYFNLVRVFGDVPLVLTEITDPLQGYEYGRAPVADVYAQIVKDLTDAEAALPVSYTGADVGRATNGAAKSLLGKVYLTQKRYAEAAAKLKEVIDRGTYSLQPNYADLFKPANKNGRESIFEVQYKKGNIGEGSGFANAYAPENSGNAVITFGGGGNNRPTPDLDTSYETGDPRRNVSLASSYINSSGVKVDYYYVKKYADPPVVNGDSDDNWYVLRYADVLLMYAEALNETGKPAEALPFLNQVRKRVGLADRAIADQAGLRLALEQERRVELAFEGHRWFDLVRTGRALPVMQAKAATIGIKTALSENNLVFPIPQSQIDINPGKIKQNPGY; this is encoded by the coding sequence ATGAAAACGAAATATATCCTTGCCGGCCTGCTGACCCTGAGCCTAAGCGCCTGTAAAGAGCAGTTTCTGGCCCTGTCGCCCATTTCGGCGGTTGGTACAACGTCCTTTTTCAAGACCCAGTCCGATGTGCTGACGGCGCTCAATGGGGCCTATGGTGCGCTACAGTTCGGCGGTCAGTACGGCCAGCTGTACGTCGTAGCCGAAATACCCTCCGACGATACCACACCCGTTCTGTCGGGGTCGGTGACGGACCAGGACGAGTTCGACAAATTCTACGTCCGCACCACCAACCCCTTCACGCTGGCCCGCTGGAGCGACGGCTACCGGGGTATTTACCGAACCAACGCCGTCATTGACCGCACGGCTGGGGTAACGATGGACGAAACGATCAAAAAGCGCGTTGTGGGCGAAGCGAAGTTTCTGCGGGCGCTGATGTATTTTAACCTGGTACGGGTCTTTGGCGATGTGCCGCTGGTGCTGACCGAAATTACCGACCCGTTGCAGGGCTATGAGTACGGCCGGGCCCCGGTAGCCGATGTGTATGCCCAGATCGTCAAAGACCTGACCGATGCCGAAGCGGCCTTACCCGTTTCGTATACCGGCGCCGATGTTGGCCGGGCCACGAACGGAGCTGCCAAAAGCCTGCTGGGCAAGGTGTATCTGACGCAGAAGCGCTACGCCGAAGCTGCTGCAAAGCTGAAAGAAGTAATTGACCGGGGTACCTACTCCCTGCAGCCCAACTACGCCGATCTCTTCAAACCGGCCAATAAGAACGGGCGCGAGTCGATCTTCGAAGTGCAGTACAAGAAAGGCAATATCGGCGAGGGTAGCGGCTTTGCCAACGCCTACGCGCCCGAGAACTCCGGCAACGCGGTTATCACCTTCGGCGGGGGTGGCAACAACCGGCCAACGCCCGACCTGGATACCAGCTACGAAACGGGCGACCCGCGCCGGAACGTATCGCTGGCGAGCAGCTACATCAACAGCAGCGGGGTGAAAGTCGACTATTACTACGTTAAAAAATACGCCGATCCACCAGTCGTCAACGGCGATTCGGACGACAACTGGTACGTGCTGCGCTACGCCGATGTGCTTCTGATGTATGCCGAAGCGCTGAACGAAACGGGTAAACCCGCCGAAGCCCTGCCCTTCCTGAATCAGGTTCGGAAGCGGGTAGGACTGGCCGACAGGGCGATCGCGGACCAGGCTGGTCTTCGGCTGGCCCTTGAGCAGGAACGGCGGGTCGAGCTCGCCTTTGAAGGCCACCGCTGGTTCGATCTGGTCCGGACGGGACGGGCGCTGCCGGTGATGCAGGCAAAAGCCGCGACGATTGGCATTAAAACGGCCCTGAGCGAAAACAACCTCGTTTTCCCGATTCCGCAGAGCCAAATTGACATTAACCCAGGCAAAATCAAGCAGAATCCGGGTTATTAA
- a CDS encoding alpha/beta hydrolase domain-containing protein codes for MTSRTRLFISLLLSVVLTCPARARIVRIEITSVQSPTFDGRTFGRVGTYEKLRGKAYGELDPASPSNALITDISRAPRTATGMVAYVMDIYILKPVDLSKGNHKLVLELNNRGGKLIGGFNKSSGGNDPTTATQAGEGFLMNRGYTLAWNGWDCSAAPVNNNLTISVPVARNADGSSITGPSYEYISFDNATSTTYPLAYSAATLDQSKATLTVRDRLGDSPAVIAADGWEYADDKTIRLLPAGTPFRQSAVYEFHYLAKDPLVAGIGFAATRDFVSFLRYATTDDVGNPNPLANDIRYTFSYALSQPARYANDFQTLGFNADEQNRRVLDGIENWLGGASGIALNYRFAQPSRTERNRQNHLYPEGVFPFAYPVLTDSLTGKTAGRLARCTASNTCPKVFEINSSNEYWVKAASLLHTDSQGNDLPDPDNVRFYLIAGAQHGTGNETSRGICQQFQNPTNGEPALRALFVALDDWVTKGIAPPASQVPRQGEKTAALARPQPGSQTGVVPQATLGWPTLPGVTYTGLVTTRYLLDFGPSFSEGIITRFPMGVAERPSYVTFVSRVDKDGNELAGIRLPPVAVPIATTTGWALRRSDFGGDDGCEGAGQSIPFQRTKADRLLAKDPRLSVAERYPTHEAYVAAVRKSVQQLVGQRFLLPEDGDVYIRDAQARKL; via the coding sequence ATGACTTCACGCACCCGTTTGTTCATTTCACTGCTCCTTTCCGTTGTGCTCACCTGTCCGGCCCGGGCCCGAATTGTTCGTATCGAGATCACCAGCGTTCAGTCGCCCACGTTTGATGGTCGAACCTTTGGGCGGGTGGGTACCTACGAAAAACTGCGGGGAAAAGCCTACGGGGAACTCGATCCCGCCAGTCCGTCCAACGCGCTTATCACGGACATTAGCCGGGCACCGCGCACCGCAACGGGTATGGTCGCCTACGTGATGGACATTTATATCCTTAAACCCGTTGACCTCAGCAAAGGCAACCATAAACTGGTTCTGGAGTTGAACAACCGGGGCGGTAAACTCATTGGCGGATTCAACAAAAGCAGTGGCGGCAACGACCCGACCACCGCTACCCAGGCCGGCGAAGGGTTTCTGATGAACAGGGGCTATACCCTGGCCTGGAACGGGTGGGACTGCTCGGCCGCGCCGGTCAATAATAATCTGACCATCAGCGTGCCCGTTGCCCGCAACGCCGACGGGTCGTCCATTACCGGCCCCTCCTATGAGTACATCTCCTTCGACAACGCAACGTCAACGACCTATCCGCTCGCGTATTCGGCGGCTACCCTGGATCAATCGAAGGCTACGCTTACCGTGCGCGATCGGTTGGGTGACAGTCCGGCGGTCATAGCGGCCGATGGCTGGGAATATGCCGACGATAAAACGATCCGGCTGTTGCCCGCCGGTACGCCTTTCCGGCAGAGTGCGGTGTATGAATTTCACTACCTGGCCAAAGACCCGCTTGTGGCCGGGATTGGTTTTGCCGCTACGCGCGATTTTGTTTCGTTTCTGCGGTACGCAACCACCGACGATGTTGGTAATCCCAACCCACTGGCGAACGATATCCGTTACACCTTTTCCTACGCGCTCTCGCAGCCTGCCCGCTACGCCAATGATTTTCAGACGCTGGGCTTCAATGCCGACGAACAGAACCGGCGGGTGCTGGACGGCATCGAAAACTGGCTGGGCGGGGCCAGTGGCATTGCCCTCAACTACCGCTTTGCCCAGCCGTCGCGGACGGAGCGCAACCGTCAGAATCACCTGTATCCGGAAGGGGTTTTTCCGTTTGCGTACCCTGTCCTGACTGATTCATTGACGGGGAAAACGGCCGGTCGGCTGGCCCGGTGCACCGCCAGCAACACCTGCCCGAAGGTTTTCGAAATCAACTCCTCGAACGAATATTGGGTGAAAGCCGCTTCGCTGCTGCATACAGACAGCCAGGGCAACGACCTGCCCGACCCCGATAATGTTCGGTTTTATCTGATTGCCGGGGCGCAGCACGGAACGGGTAACGAAACCAGTAGGGGCATCTGCCAGCAATTTCAGAACCCGACCAATGGCGAACCGGCCCTGCGGGCTCTCTTCGTAGCGCTGGATGACTGGGTAACAAAAGGCATTGCGCCCCCGGCTAGCCAGGTGCCCCGGCAGGGTGAAAAAACGGCGGCTTTGGCCCGGCCGCAGCCGGGGTCCCAAACGGGTGTGGTGCCACAGGCGACCCTGGGCTGGCCTACGCTGCCGGGCGTGACCTACACGGGTCTCGTCACGACCCGCTACCTGCTCGACTTTGGCCCCTCGTTCAGTGAGGGCATTATAACGCGTTTCCCAATGGGCGTAGCAGAACGGCCCAGCTACGTTACTTTTGTTTCCCGGGTCGATAAAGACGGCAATGAACTAGCCGGCATTCGACTGCCGCCCGTGGCTGTTCCCATCGCCACGACTACCGGCTGGGCGTTACGCCGATCCGATTTTGGCGGGGATGACGGCTGCGAAGGGGCGGGGCAGTCCATTCCCTTCCAACGAACCAAAGCCGACCGACTGCTGGCGAAGGACCCGCGCCTGTCGGTAGCGGAGCGTTACCCAACGCACGAGGCCTACGTAGCAGCCGTCCGGAAATCGGTACAGCAACTGGTCGGGCAGCGTTTCCTGCTACCCGAAGATGGCGACGTGTATATCCGGGATGCGCAGGCGCGTAAGCTGTAA
- a CDS encoding YtxH domain-containing protein gives MAVNAKHLATFILGAAAGVALNKYLQTEDGEKMLTDLKEKGNQLKTEAEGAIENAPDYFEKLKTQLAEFLTTNFPNAQQAVDDVLGRTVNANAPAGQADGPQGTTGNVPG, from the coding sequence ATGGCCGTAAACGCAAAACACCTGGCTACCTTCATTTTGGGGGCGGCCGCCGGGGTCGCTCTCAATAAATACCTGCAAACGGAAGACGGCGAAAAAATGCTGACCGACCTTAAAGAGAAAGGCAATCAGCTCAAAACAGAGGCAGAAGGTGCCATTGAGAACGCACCCGACTATTTCGAGAAGCTAAAGACGCAGCTTGCTGAATTCCTGACGACCAATTTTCCCAATGCCCAGCAAGCCGTCGACGATGTACTCGGCAGGACCGTGAATGCCAACGCGCCCGCCGGGCAGGCCGATGGGCCGCAGGGCACAACCGGCAACGTACCGGGCTAA
- a CDS encoding trimeric intracellular cation channel family protein, with translation MDKLHSLYTVLDLAGTFVFAISGATAARQRGLDLFGICTLAFTVACGGGIIRDLCIGAVPPAGLATWYYLAASIAATGLTVGLYPVVQRINHPVILFDALGLSLFAVTGAEKVLSYGHNAQVAVLLGTTSAVGGGVLRDILLNRVPVILEKEIYASAALLGALLVVLGNYLKWVSADWVSILAIATCFTVRMLALRYHWNLPGSTRNRVDPDE, from the coding sequence ATGGATAAATTACATTCGCTGTATACCGTTCTTGACCTGGCTGGTACGTTCGTGTTTGCCATAAGCGGGGCTACGGCAGCCCGGCAGCGCGGCCTCGACCTGTTCGGGATCTGTACCCTTGCCTTCACGGTTGCCTGCGGGGGCGGTATCATCCGGGATCTCTGCATCGGCGCTGTGCCCCCGGCCGGACTTGCAACCTGGTATTACCTGGCGGCCTCTATCGCTGCCACCGGTCTGACAGTTGGACTGTATCCCGTTGTTCAGCGGATTAACCACCCGGTCATTCTGTTCGACGCGTTGGGTTTGTCGCTGTTCGCCGTTACGGGGGCCGAAAAGGTTCTGTCCTATGGGCACAATGCCCAGGTGGCGGTACTGCTGGGTACCACCTCCGCCGTGGGTGGAGGGGTCCTGCGGGATATCCTGCTTAACCGGGTTCCCGTTATTTTGGAAAAGGAGATCTATGCATCGGCGGCCCTGCTGGGGGCGTTGCTGGTGGTGCTGGGGAACTACCTGAAGTGGGTATCGGCCGATTGGGTATCCATCCTGGCCATAGCCACCTGTTTTACCGTACGGATGCTGGCCCTGCGGTACCACTGGAACCTTCCCGGCTCTACCCGTAACCGGGTTGATCCGGACGAGTAA
- a CDS encoding alpha/beta hydrolase family protein, whose amino-acid sequence MRNRCLTFVLVLLSASLFAQPVVPKIDSGRINGAKYRILFPANWKGKLIMYAHGYEFMGTKPAQSENPEFVGRMKPFLDRGFAVAASDYQYQGLALAQGVDDTEALRTYFVNKYGKPDSLFMVGHSMGGGVTLATLENFGASYNAGLPLCPLSSRPYLQCRKEFDMYATFNGLFPGVVTSLTDLFNTSTPSQGQNPRNMVARAKEIRKAIVGTDSLLAVAFAKRFDLKLDDLPFSLFFNENVLRDLARKAGGNPFDNTNTVYSGFPDDLVVNRKAERLAATVSPDDIFGKYDRTGAISKPVLLMHTIYDQLIPPTYGVVNFENMVHQKGADRFFTVLYTNGQGHCNFTPQQTGKAFDALRTWAKTGVKPKAGFVD is encoded by the coding sequence ATGAGAAACCGCTGCTTGACTTTCGTGCTGGTTCTGCTCTCGGCAAGTCTGTTCGCGCAACCTGTTGTGCCGAAAATCGATTCGGGCCGGATCAATGGCGCAAAATACCGGATACTGTTTCCCGCCAACTGGAAAGGGAAGCTGATCATGTATGCCCACGGCTATGAGTTTATGGGTACGAAACCGGCCCAGAGTGAGAACCCGGAGTTTGTAGGGCGCATGAAGCCGTTTCTGGATCGCGGATTTGCCGTAGCTGCTTCCGACTATCAGTACCAGGGCCTGGCCCTGGCGCAGGGTGTTGATGACACGGAAGCACTCCGTACGTATTTCGTCAACAAATACGGCAAACCCGACTCGCTGTTCATGGTAGGCCATTCGATGGGGGGCGGGGTTACACTGGCTACCCTCGAAAACTTCGGCGCATCCTATAACGCCGGGCTTCCCCTCTGCCCGCTGTCGAGCCGGCCCTACCTGCAGTGCCGGAAAGAATTTGATATGTATGCCACCTTCAATGGCTTGTTTCCCGGTGTCGTTACCTCCCTTACCGACCTGTTCAACACCTCGACCCCGAGCCAGGGCCAGAACCCCCGGAATATGGTGGCCCGCGCCAAGGAGATCCGGAAAGCCATCGTCGGGACCGATTCGCTGCTGGCCGTGGCGTTTGCAAAGCGGTTCGACCTGAAGCTCGATGACCTGCCGTTCTCTCTGTTTTTCAACGAAAATGTGCTCCGGGATCTGGCCAGGAAGGCCGGGGGCAATCCGTTCGACAATACCAACACCGTATACAGTGGCTTCCCTGATGACCTGGTCGTGAACCGGAAAGCCGAACGGCTGGCGGCTACTGTCAGCCCGGACGACATCTTTGGCAAATATGACCGGACGGGTGCCATCAGCAAACCCGTTCTACTGATGCACACGATTTACGACCAGCTGATTCCACCCACGTATGGTGTCGTCAACTTCGAGAATATGGTGCACCAGAAAGGGGCCGACCGCTTTTTCACCGTCCTGTATACCAATGGGCAGGGACATTGCAATTTTACGCCCCAGCAAACCGGGAAAGCTTTTGATGCCCTGCGCACCTGGGCGAAAACGGGCGTAAAACCCAAAGCCGGTTTCGTTGACTAA
- a CDS encoding uroporphyrinogen decarboxylase/cobalamine-independent methonine synthase family protein produces MDLFFHDLAAAYREEIDHLYQAGLRYLQLDDTNLAYLCDPKMRAAAVERGEDPDELPRTYAALINSVIDGRPDDLTVGIHLCRGNYRSTWFAEGGYEPVAEILFNAINVDAYFLEYDDERSGDFAPLRFVPDNKMVVLGIVSSKVKALERVDDMAERIDQAAKYMPIENLCVSPQCGFSSTHHGNDLTHDDQWRKLELVVNTATKVWGTP; encoded by the coding sequence ATGGACCTGTTCTTCCACGACCTGGCCGCGGCCTACCGGGAGGAGATCGACCATCTGTACCAGGCTGGCCTGCGGTATCTGCAGCTGGACGATACGAATCTGGCGTACCTCTGCGACCCTAAAATGCGGGCGGCTGCCGTGGAGCGGGGCGAAGACCCGGACGAACTCCCGCGCACCTATGCTGCCCTGATCAACTCAGTCATTGACGGGCGACCCGACGACCTGACGGTAGGTATCCACCTCTGCCGGGGTAACTACCGGAGTACCTGGTTTGCCGAAGGCGGCTACGAACCCGTTGCCGAAATCCTTTTCAATGCCATTAATGTCGATGCTTATTTTCTGGAATATGACGACGAACGTAGTGGTGACTTCGCCCCGCTGCGCTTCGTTCCCGACAATAAAATGGTGGTGCTGGGTATTGTCTCGTCAAAAGTGAAGGCGCTGGAACGCGTTGACGATATGGCCGAGCGCATTGACCAGGCGGCTAAATACATGCCGATCGAAAACCTGTGCGTGAGTCCCCAGTGTGGCTTTTCGAGTACGCACCACGGCAATGACCTGACCCACGATGACCAGTGGCGGAAACTGGAACTGGTGGTGAACACGGCTACTAAAGTATGGGGAACGCCATGA